Proteins from one Setaria italica strain Yugu1 chromosome V, Setaria_italica_v2.0, whole genome shotgun sequence genomic window:
- the LOC101760845 gene encoding cytochrome P450 72A14, protein MAILGASPAAAPPWSLLCALGALAALWCAWRALGRFWLRPHRLGRALRAQGLPVTDYSFPSGDMKEFVRLAAAARSQPMPPASHAIAPRALSFEHSITRQHGNVAVTWFGPEPRVIVNDPKLMREILANKHGQFGKQRSFLWIERLLANGLTVHQGEKWVTHRRIINHAFHLEKLKRMLPAFAACSSELIRRWEDSVGSDGMQEIDVWPEFQNLTGDVISRAAFGSSFSEGRRIFQLQSEQAQNASQMASKMHIPAYRFLPTRLNKRMQANAREVEELLKGIIKKRERAMKEGLNNDDLLGLLLESNTKESHEIGSAKPIMTTEDIIGELKLFYFAGQETTAVLLTWTMVVLSIHPEWQDRAREEVLRIFGKNQLDSEGINQLKIVTMILHEVLRLYPPLLILARETYLETELGGVKYPPGVTFALPIACIHHNPEVWGEDVDEFRPERFKEGVSKASKDAPAFFPFGWGPRICVGQNFALLEAKMGLTMILQHFSFELSPSYTHAPCAISSLQPQYGAQIKLKKL, encoded by the exons ATGGCGATTCTCGGCGCATCAccggcagcagcgccgccgtggAGCTTGCTCTGCGCGCTCGGGGCCCTGGCGGCTCTGTGGTGTGCCTGGCGGGCTCTGGGGCGGTTCTGGCTCCGCCCGCACAGGCTGGGCCGCGCCCTGCGGGCGCAGGGCTTACCTGTCACGGACTACAGCTTCCCCTCCGGCGACATGAAGGAGTTCGTccggctcgccgcggcggcgcgctcccagCCCATGCCGCCGGCGTCGCACGCCATCGCTCCCCGAGCTCTTTCCTTCGAGCACAGCATCACCAGGCAGCACG GTAATGTTGCCGTGACATGGTTCGGGCCCGAGCCGAGAGTGATCGTGAACGATCCTAAGCTGATGCGAGAGATCCTGGCGAACAAGCACGGCCAGTTCGGGAAGCAAAGGTCTTTTCTTTGGATTGAGAGGCTGCTGGCCAACGGCCTGACGGTCCACCAAGGCGAGAAGTGGGTCACACACCGGAGGATTATCAACCATGCCTTCCATCTCGAAAAGCTCAAG aggATGTTGCCGGCTTTCGCTGCCTGTTCCAGTGAGCTGATACGCAGATGGGAGGACTCTGTCGGGTCTGATGGTATGCAGGAGATAGATGTGTGGCCGGAGTTCCAAAATCTCACAGGCGACGTCATCTCCCGCGCGGCGTTCGGGAGCAGCTTCAGTGAAGGGAGAAGGATCTTCCAGTTGCAATCGGAGCAGGCACAAAATGCTTCACAGATGGCAAGCAAGATGCATATCCCAGCTTACAG GTTCCTACCAACAAGGCTAAACAAAAGGATGCAGGCAAACGCGCGTGAAGTCGAGGAACTTCTGAAAGGCATAATCAAAAAGAGGGAGCGGGCAATGAAGGAGGGTCTCAACAATGACGATCTACTAGGATTGCTACTAGAGTCCAACACTAAAGAAAGCCATGAAATCGGGAGCGCCAAGCCAATTATGACCACAGAGGACATAATCGGGGAGCTAAAGCTATTCTACTTCGCAGGACAGGAGACTACCGCAGTGCTGCTCACATGGACAATGGTGGTTCTGAGCATCCATCCTGAGTGGCAAGATCGCGCAAGGGAGGAGGTTCTTCGCATCTTTGGGAAGAACCAGCTGGACTCTGAGGGCATTAATCAGCTCAAAATT GTTACAATGATATTACATGAGGTTTTGAGGCTGTACCCACCTCTACTGATACTTGCTCGGGAGACGTATCTAGAAACAGAGCTTGGAGGTGTCAAGTATCCACCTGGTGTTACATTTGCACTTCCAATTGCGTGCATCCACCACAATCCAGAGGTTTGGGGAGAAGATGTTGATGAGTTCAGGCCAGAGAGGTTCAAGGAGGGTGTCTCCAAGGCATCCAAGGACGCGCCGGCATTCTTTCCATTCGGTTGGGGGCCCCGGATATGTGTCGGTCAGAACTTCGCCTTACTGGAGGCCAAGATGGGCTTGACCATGATCCTGCAACACTTCTCGTTCGAGCTCTCACCGTCGTACACGCATGCACCATGCGCAATCTCCTCTCTGCAGCCACAGTATGGGGCGCAGATTAAGCTCAAGAAACTCTAA
- the LOC101760427 gene encoding cytochrome P450 72A14, with translation MGASGGVIGLLLGAVAGGDARAPFPWKQVLLCAALAWCAVRALEWAWWRPRRLARALRAQGLRGTAYRSLAGDAPLTERLNREARSRPMPLGCHDVVPRAMPLFHQTMKEHGKTSITWFGPVPRVTITKPELVREVLSNKFGHFEKIKFGRLQRLLHNGLGSHEGEKWAKHRRIVNPAFHVEKLKRMLPAFAACCTDLVMRWEGLVADGQPCEVDVWPEMQNLTGDVISRAAFGSSYLEGRRIFQLQGEQVKLVVQAMQKLHIPGYLYLPTRTNRRMKQIASEIEALLKGIIAKRENALRTGSATSDDLLGLLLESNMEHCRGDGGNSRRAGITTDDVIGECKLFYFAGMETTSVLLTWTMIVLSMHPEWQDRAREEVLHVFGERTPDYDGLSRLRIGTMVLYEVLRLYTPLAALQRQTYKPMELGGVRYPAGVMLMLPLLCVHHDKDVWGPDASEFRPQRFAEGISRASLDAPAFFPFGWGPRTCIGQNFALLEAKMGLAMILQRFAFELSPAYTHAPFPLGLLQPEHGAQVMLRRLP, from the exons ATgggggccagcggcggcgtGATAGGACTACtgctcggcgccgtcgccggcggcgacgcgcggGCGCCGTTCCCGTGGAAGCAGGTGTTGCTGTGCGCGGCGCTGGCGTggtgcgccgtgcgcgcgctggagtgggcgtggtggcggccgcggcggctggcCCGGGCGCTGCGGGCGCAGGGGCTCCGGGGTACGGCGTACCGCTCGCTCGCCGGGGACGCGCCGCTGACGGAGCGGCTGAACAGAGAGGCAAGGTCCCGGCCCATGCCGCTGGGCTGCCACGACGTGGTGCCCCGGGCGATGCCGCTATTCCATCAGACCATGAAGGAGCACG GGAAAACGTCCATCACCTGGTTCGGGCCGGTGCCAAGGGTGACCATCACCAAGCCTGAGCTGGTGCGGGAGGTGCTGTCCAACAAGTTCGGCCACTTCGAGAAGATCAAGTTCGGTAGGCTCCAGAGGTTGCTGCACAACGGCCTGGGCAGCCACGAGGGCGAGAAGTGGGCCAAGCACCGGAGGATCGTCAACCCCGCGTTCCATGTCGAGAAACTCAAG AGGATGCTGCCGGCTTTCGCCGCGTGTTGCACGGATCTGGTGATGAGGTGGGAGGGTCTGGTTGCGGACGGACAGCCGTGCGAGGTGGATGTGTGGCCTGAGATGCAGAACCTGACAGGGGATGTCATCTCCCGGGCCGCGTTTGGCAGCAGCTACCTCGAAGGAAGGAGGATCTTCCAGCTCCAGGGGGAGCAGGTCAAGCTCGTCGTCCAGGCCATGCAGAAGCTTCACATCCCTGGATACTT GTACTTGCCAACAAGAACCAACCGAAGGATGAAGCAGATCGCTTCGGAGATCGAAGCGCTCCTGAAGGGCATCATCGCCAAGAGGGAGAACGCGCTGAGAACCGGGAGCGCGACCAGCGACGATCTCCTCGGCCTGCTGCTGGAGTCGAACATGGAGCACTGCAGGGGAGACGGCGGCAACTCGAGGAGGGCCGGCATCACCACCGACGACGTGATCGGGGAGTGCAAGCTGTTCTACTTCGCCGGCATGGAGACCACGTCGGTGCTGCTCACGTGGACGATGATCGTGCTCTCCATGCACCCGGAGTGGCAGGACCGCGCCAGGGAGGAGGTGCTCCACGTCTTCGGCGAGAGGACTCCGGACTACGACGGCCTCAGCCGCCTCAGAATC GGGACCATGGTACTGTACGAGGTGCTGCGGCTGTACACGCCGCTGGCGGCGCTGCAGCGGCAGACGTACAAGCCCATGGAGCTCGGCGGCGTCCGGTACCCGGCGGGGGTGATGCTGATGCTGCCGCTGCTGTGCGTCCACCACGACAAGGACGTGTGGGGCCCCGACGCGAGCGAGTTCAGGCCGCAGAGGTTCGCGGAGGGGATATCCAGGGCGTCCTTGGACGCGCCGGCCTTCTTCCCATTCGGCTGGGGCCCGCGCACCTGCATCGGCCAGAACTTCGCGCTGCTCGAGGCCAAGATGGGGCTCGCCATGATCCTGCAGCGCTTCGCGTTCGAGCTCTCGCCGGCCTACACGCACGCGCCGTTCCCACTCGGCCTGCTGCAGCCGGAGCACGGCGCGCAGGTCATGCTCAGGAGGCTCCCCTAA